The region TGTCCCGGCCCTTTAGGGGCTATCATGATAATGTCCACATTTTTAGGAGCTTTGATTTCTTTAAAGTGAATGCTGAAGCCGTGCGCGAAAGCCAGCGCTTTGCCTTCTGTTAAATACTTTTCAATGTGCGCGTAATAAATTTCCGACTGTGTCTGATCCGGAACCAGCATCATTATTACGTCCGCTTCTTTTGCCGCCTGTTCAATTTCAACAACCTTTAAACCGGCTTTCTTTGCTTCCGCCCAGTGTTTGGAAGTCTTTCTTAAACCCACCCTTACGTCAATTCCGCTGTCCTTCATGTTAAGCGAATGAGCGTGGCCCTGTGAACCGTAACCGATAACAGCCACTTTTTTGCCTTTCAGTACCTTTAAATCTGCGTCTTTGTCATAGTAAGTTTTCATTTCTAATTTCTCCCTTCAAAAAGTTTTTTATATTTCATTTTTTTACTTTTACCTTTTTCCCCTTGTTAACGCCACAGCGCCTGTCCTTGACATTTCCTGAATGCCGAAAGGTTTTACAAGCTCCGTCAGCGCTGTAATCTTTTCGTCTGTTCCCGTCACTTCAATCATGTACGTTTCGTTTGTGGCGTCAACTATCCTTGCCCTGAACACGTTTACAATATTCATCAGCTCTGTTTTATCTTTGCCTGCCACGTTAACCTTAATAAGCGCAAGCTCCCTTTCCACATAGCTTTCCTGCGACATATCCACAACTTTAATAACGTCTATCAATTTGTTTAACTGCTTTACTATCTGGTCCAGCACAAGTTCGTCTCCGGTTGCCATTATGGTCATACGCGAAGTGGACTTATCTTCCGT is a window of Candidatus Goldiibacteriota bacterium DNA encoding:
- the ilvN gene encoding acetolactate synthase small subunit, coding for MTKTKTISVIVENQPGVLARIAGLFSGRAYNIDSLAVGETEDKSTSRMTIMATGDELVLDQIVKQLNKLIDVIKVVDMSQESYVERELALIKVNVAGKDKTELMNIVNVFRARIVDATNETYMIEVTGTDEKITALTELVKPFGIQEMSRTGAVALTRGKR